A window of Juglans regia cultivar Chandler chromosome 7, Walnut 2.0, whole genome shotgun sequence contains these coding sequences:
- the LOC108998931 gene encoding uncharacterized protein LOC108998931, which translates to MILALRPPKMVEGEVYFQFTKEEIARLAEPFCYSVVLKFLKNRPSLDAVRAFIHSRWGLMAILVVSSMRRPRNIFVRMANEADFTKALSREVCEINGIFYRAFRWSSDFNEDAEPSRVPVWVSLPGLPPNFYQQAFLNILMAPIGTFIRRDNSTRCATRTDGARLCVEVDAAKPLLSHFWIGAPELPSSRKQEIIYETLPAYCSSCNMQGHNARTCNPGKAGKNGGRKVNKKGRSETKMLIND; encoded by the coding sequence ATGATCCTTGCACTCAGACCTCCAAAGATGGTGGAAGGAGAGGTATATTTCCAGTTTACTAAAGAAGAGATTGCACGATTAGCGGAGCCTTTCTGCTATTCGGTAGTGCTTAAGTTTCTAAAGAACAGACCATCGTTGGATGCTGTGAGGGCTTTCATTCACAGTCGTTGGGGCCTTATGGCCATTCTAGTAGTATCATCCATGAGGAGACCTCGTAACATCTTCGTACGCATGGCTAATGAAGCTGATTTCACCAAGGCATTATCGCGGGAGGTTTGTGAGATTAATGGGATCTTTTACCGTGCATTCAGATGGTCATCGGATTTCAATGAGGATGCAGAGCCTTCTAGGGTCCCGGTATGGGTTTCTTTGCCGGGTCTccctccaaacttttatcaacAAGCTTTCTTAAATATACTGATGGCACCCATTGGAACTTTCATCCGTCGTGATAATTCGACTCGGTGCGCAACAAGAACGGATGGTGCAAGATTATGTGTGGAAGTTGATGCTGCAAAACCTCTGTTGtctcatttctggattggagcGCCTGAGCTACCTTCTAGTCGAAAGCAAGAAATCATCTATGAAACACTCCCGGCTTACTGCTCTTCTTGTAATATGCAGGGTCATAACGCACGGACTTGTAATCCTGGGAAAGCTGGTAAGAATGGGGGaagaaaagtgaataaaaaaggCCGCTCGGAGACAAAGATGCTGATAAATGATTAG